The segment tatatatatatatatacacatgcatgtagctttatatatatacatacgtgcatgcatgtatgtgtatatataaataaataaatgcatatatacatccacatacgtgtatttatatgtatatatatgtgtgtgtatgtgaaagtgtgtgtaaatataaatatatgcatatatataaacagatagatggatagacatagatatagaaacagatataaggataagtccgatatgcgaagctgagcctcgccctggCTATGACCAGAAGGGGaacccggcctgtgtcaactaatgTCGACTGGCTAACGTGTGTCGGCTTAgtctttacccgccgtggtgcccagccacagcagtaacctccaggcaataattgcaacttctcgcgcctgggcggggcgcgaaccgccgacccctcggatgagaggccgacacgttactactgtactagcccggaggctaaacagatatatatatatatatatatatatatatatatatatattcatatacatacatatatatgtgactgagAACACAACATTATgccgttttctttatatttcttatatttttttcttgggcaTGCTAGACTAATGCAGGATATTGACCTTGCAAAGATGTGCAGTTTCCagatgatagatgaataaatgggtaGACAGAttttgaatgaataaatgaatagtgaATAGACGAAAgcataaataattagatagatagaaaaatgaaatagatatataataaaaaacgtAATTAATTCATCTGCTTTCATCATCTTGTAAGGAGTTCGATCATAGCAATACCACAAGCTCCTCCCATTAAATCAATTTTCATcctgtttattataattttatgctGATAAccggtgataatcatgataagaagaaatatagGAACACACGGAATTCAATTTGACATTTTCACAGTATACGGTTTTACTCATTCTTCTATTGAACCTCTTTATATTCTaatgttcgtgtttttttctttcttagatgAAGCAAGTGTTTAAACCGAATTTTTCAAGTTCTTTTCTCGAATAAATGAGATCTGAAGTATTTGAAATGGCCTTtattttgcctgtctgtttgtttattattgttgtttttttccttcgtgtTCTCCTTATATTATGTTGTCACTGTTCCATTCATAAGATGAATCAATAGCTTTACTCCGCTTATATACATGATTTTCGTTGATATAGTAATCAAACAATGTACATtcagattattattttattcatgttcatataacaaagtgtaagtaaaaagaaaacaaacagaattaACAGCATAACAAGAAGACGACCTTCTATTTCTTAATCTAAACCGCCGTCGCTGCTGAAgctgccgccaccgccgccgctctTTGGCTTTCAGCGAATCGGATCTGAAATGAGGATCAGATCTGGACTTCagcaaaaaaaaagtcacatgTTGGTTATTCATCTAAAATGGGAAATTGTCCGTAATTATAGTAAGATCCTGAAGCACTGTGTTGCTCACCTGTTCGATATGCCAAGGTTCGAGAGGATGAGGCGTCGGGAGGAGGTCGGACACAGGCTGGAAGCCGCCCACGCCCGCGGTGTACGAGAGGGTGTGGGGAGTGCCGTCGGGATGGGTGAACCTTGGGCGAGGAAAAGTTTTGAAAAAGGTAAGTATCTAACACATACCAGACGCTTTCTCGCACTTAAATATTATAACAttcaataacaagagagagagagagagagagagagagaaaggtaagtacgaacaaatatagaaacaaatagctagacagacagaaagaactcACGTGTACTGTCCACTCTTAGAGGCTGCCGCTCCTGTCTCTTGCCACGCGATGCCGTTTCCCGTCAGGATCCTGCAGACAGGCATCATGTTGAGTCAAGCACAGATGTAATCaacagcaaataaacaaataattaaggaAACAAATGACAACAAATGAACAATATGAAGGCAAGTACTCCATACATCAGGCAAACGAGTCCCTTTAGGCCAAGGCAGATGAACATCGACCTGCCACACTATTTCTGCAAACAGACTTTGAGACGCGTCGTCCTACCTGAATCCGTAGCCTCCCTGCAGGTCGATGGGCAACCTTTCGTCCACCAGGATGGGAACGGGCGTGGCGGCAGGGTTGGCATATTGTGGGCGTCCAGCCACTAAGCAAATACAACATGCTACCAGGAAAatctataaacacaaaaacatataataaataccATTGTTTTATCTTAGTCCCTAAATCAAAAAGGGCATAACAACGAAGAGAGTAAAGATCAAGATTCTAATTAAGCTTTCATCATGAGAAAATTGAGGTAAGATGAACAGCTTACAACGTCCATTGTGCGCGCGAGGAGATtcagcggaggaggaagggagcgacgCGTAAGGCAGGTGACTGTGGGACTCAGTGGCCACGAAACCTTTATATATCAGggttcttgcctctctcttccttcgtgcttctctcacttcctctttctctttctggttgtgtctgtatgtctctttctctttcttgcccccactctctctccctctatctatctactatctacctctttctctctccctttctctctctctcagtgtctatCACCTTTTgttatgaaccgcattcatgatgtcaaatgtagaaaaggtatgattatatcttcgtcagaaatgcatgtatttctgacgaagatatatcaaaaccggtcaaatacaccttcattcttattcataccttttctatcttTTGTTATCTTCATCTTCCATGATTTTGACGATGACACTAGCatgttatacttacatatatatatatatatatatatatatatatatatatatatatatgcatatatgtgtatatatatatatatatatatatgtatgtatatacatgtatatatatatatatatatatatatgtgtgtgtgtgtgtgtgtgtatgtatgtattcatacatatatgtatgtgtatatttatatataaatttatatatatatatacatttatacatatgtatatatatttatatatatatatatgtatatatgtatatatatctgtgtctatctctctatatatataaacacatgcatgtatgtatatatatatatacatatatatgcatacatatacatgtgtgtatatatatgtatatatatatatatatgcatatacatataattgtgtgtgtgtatatatacatagacagatagatagatagatggataaatatgatatagagacatatatccaatatatatacatatatacatatatataaatatatatatacatacatatatatgtgtgtgtgtgtgtttgactggaAACACAACATTATGCTGTTTTCTGtatatttctcatattttttccttGGCTAGACTAATGTAGGATATTGACCTTGCAAGGATGTGCAGTTTTCAGGCTATtggttattaataaaattaatgaaaaatgtcACGTAGACTTTATTTGATTCATGTCATGTCTTTTCATATTGCTATTTTCCTATCGCACTGTGATAAGAATTAATCGTGGATGCATTTTAGTGAACAAATGGAGTCTGAGACACGACGCCATAAGCCACGGTCAGGATCGAGGTCGCGAGAGGCGTCGCTCACACATCTGACCTCACAATTACGGAATATAAagtataaagatgaataaatgggTAGACAGACGTTGCATGAATaaatcaatagtgaattgatgaAAGTATAAGTAATTAGATAAACATATCGATAAAAGAAATGGATATATAACAAAAACGTAATTAATTCATCTGCTTTCCTCGTCTTGGAAGGAGTTCGATCTTGACAATAACAAAAGCTCCTCCTACTAAATCAAGTTGTCATCCTGTTTATCATAATTCTATGCTGATTACTGGTGATCatcataataagaaatataagaatatacgGCATTTTATTTGGCATTCACAAAGTATACGGTTTTGCTGATTCTTCTAATGAACCTCTTTATATTCTaatgttcgtgtttgtttgttttttagataAAGAGCATGTGTTTAGAGCGTTTTTTTTCAAGTTCTTTTCTCGAATAAATGAGATCTGAAGTATTTGAAAATgcctcttttttgtttgtctgtttagtagtgttgtttttttttcttcgtgttctcTTCACATTCTGTTGTCACTGTATCACTATGCTTAGATTGTTACTTTCATGAGATGAATCAGTATCTTTACTCCACCCATATACATGCTTTTCGTTGATATAGTAATCAAACAATGTACAATCAGATGATTATTTTATTCATGTTCATATAACAAAAtatcagtaaaaagaaaataaactaagCCTTAACAACATAACAAGAAGACGACCTTCCATTTCCTAATCTAAACCGCCGTCGCTGCTGAAGCTGCCGCTGCCGCTCTTTGGCTTTCAGCGAACCGGATCTGAAATGAGGATCAGATCTGGACTTCAGCAAAAAAAATCACACGTTGGTTAttcatctaaaaataaataattatttgtaaTTACAGTAAGATCCTGAAGCACTGTTTTTCTCACCTGTTCGATATGCCAAGGTTCGAGAGGATGAGGCGTCGGGAGGAGGTCGGACACAGGCTGGAAGCCGCCCACGCCCGCGGTGTACGAGAGGGTGTGAGGAGTGCCGTCGGGATGGGTGAACCTTGGGCGAGGAAAATAGTTGAAAAGGGTAAGTATCTAACACGTTTTCTCGCATTCAAATATTATAAAAttcataacaagagagagagagagaatcagagagagagagagagagaaaggtaagtacgaacacagatagaaacaaatagctagacagacagaaagaactcACGTGTACTGTCCACTCTTAGAGGCTGCCGCTCCTGTCTCTTGCCACGCGATGCCGTTTCCCGTCATGATCCTGCAGACAGGCATCATGTTGAGTCAAGCACAATTGTAatcaacagcaaacaaacaagtacataggaaacaaatgataagaacaatgtgaAGGCAAGTACTCCATACATCAGGCAAACGAGTCTCTTTAGGTCAAGGCAGATGAGCATTGACTACTTCTGCAAAAGGGATTTGAGACGCGTCATCCTACCTGAATCCGTAGCCTCCCAGCAGGTCGATGGGCAACCTTTCGTCCACAAGGATGGGAACGGGCGTGGCGGCAGGGTTGGCATATTGTGGGCGTCCAGCCACTAAGCAAACACAACATGCTACCAGGAAAatctataaacacaaaaacatataatagATGCCATTGTTTTATAATTGTCCCTAAACCAAAAAAGGAATAACAACGAAGAGAGTAAAGATCAAGATTCTAATTAAGCTTTTATCATGAGGAGAAAATTGAGGTAAGACGAACAGCTTACAACGTCCATTGTGCGCGCGAGGAGATTcagcggaggaggaaggcaggtGACTGTGGGACTCAGTGGCCACGAAACCTTTATATATCAGggttcttgcctctctcttccttcgtgcatctctcacttcctctttttctttctctttctggttgtgtgtctgtatgtctctttctctttcttgcccccctctctctccctctatctatttactatctacctctttctctctctttctttcagtgtcCATCATTTCGTCTATCACCTTTTgttatgaaccgcattcatgatgtcaaatgtagaaaaggtatgattatgtcttcgtcagaaatgcatgtatttcttccTTCgtgcttctctcacttcctctttctctctctctttcgggttgtgtgtctgtatgtctctttttctctctctccctctctcttcccatctctctgtcttcccttctctctctctctccgtctatctatctactatctacctctttctctctttctctctttatctcagtgCCTATCGTTTCTTCTATCCCCATTTGTTATGAACCGTATACATGTTGACAAATCTAGAAAAGGcatgattatatcttcgttagaaatacatgtatttctgacgaaggtacaATCGAAAACTGGTTAATTACACATCtttattgttaagatattcatttttattctttctattatttgttatcttcatcttcatatatatgtatacatgcatgtatatttatatatatgtacacacatgcatgtatatttatatatatacatacgtgcatgcatgtatgtgtatatataaataaataaatacatatatacatccacatacgtgtatatatatatatatgtatatatatgtcgtgtgtatgtgtacatatatttatgtatatgtataaatatatgcatatatataaacagatagatggatagacatagatatagaaacagatataaggataagtccgatatgcgaagctgagcctcgccctggCTATGACCAGAAGGGGaacccggcctgtgtcaactaatgTCGACTGGCTAACGTGTGTCGGCTTAgtctttacccgccgtggtgcccagcc is part of the Penaeus chinensis breed Huanghai No. 1 chromosome 35, ASM1920278v2, whole genome shotgun sequence genome and harbors:
- the LOC125044471 gene encoding cuticle protein AM1199-like, giving the protein MDVIFLVACCICLVAGRPQYANPAATPVPILVDERLPIDLQGGYGFRILTGNGIAWQETGAAASKSGQYTFTHPDGTPHTLSYTAGVGGFQPVSDLLPTPHPLEPWHIEQIRFAESQRAAAVAAASAATAV
- the LOC125044530 gene encoding cuticle protein AM1199-like gives rise to the protein MDVIFLVACCVCLVAGRPQYANPAATPVPILVDERLPIDLLGGYGFRIMTGNGIAWQETGAAASKSGQYTFTHPDGTPHTLSYTAGVGGFQPVSDLLPTPHPLEPWHIEQIRFAESQRAAAAASAATAV